ACAGGGATCCGCAAGGGCCATTAGGAATTCCGGAATTAAGCCAGGATGTTTCCTTTGCTAAAGACATCCGCGCCTTGTATCAAGCTGTTTTGCTTAACCAGCCGGAATTGCTTATTTTCGCATCAGCTATAGAAAGAAATAAATACGCCAAGTCTCTGGCAAAACGAAGCTTCTTTCCGGATTTATTGGCCCAAATTACGGAGCGGGGTTTTACTACGGGAACCATCGGCCCCTGGGATTTAATGTTGGCATTTACAGTGCCGTTATGGTTCTGGACAAAACAACGTTATCAAGTAAAAGAAGCGATCGCTAATTTAGAAGAAGCAGAGGAGGCATATAAGGCAATGCAGAATAAGGCGTTTGCCGAAGTTAAGGATTTAGCCGCAAAAATAGAGATCGCCAAAAATAAAATAAAACTCTATAAAACCGACCTTATACCGATATTAGAGAATTCTTTTGAAGTGTCTTTGGCTTCGTTTCGTTCCGGAAGAAGTGATTTTATGGCGCTTATCGATACCCAAAGAATGCTTATCGAGACCAAAATGGACTATTATAAAGCGCTGGTTGAATACAATATGGCTTTGGCCGACCTGGAACGCTCCGTAGGCTTGAGTTTTACCGAAAAATCCGAGGTGAAAAATGAGAAATAAAAATGTTTTAGTCATCGCTTTGTTTTCGCTTATTGCCGTATTGTTAGTGGTGATTACATTGTTTTTTGTTAGGCATTACCGTATTTTAGGAAAGCAATCCGTAACCGGATCGGTAAGCGCGGAAAAAGATATATATTATTGCCCGATGCATCCTGCTTATACTTCTGGGAGGCCGGGAGATTGCCCTATCTGTGGAATGAAATTAGTCAAAAAAGAAAAATCCGAAAATCAAAACCATAGTGCCGCGTCAAAAAAAGAACGCAAGTTGCTTTATTACCGCAATCCCATGAATCCAGAAGTTACTTCGCCTGTACCCATGAAAGATTCAATGGGTATGGATTATGTTCCGGTATATGAGGAAGAAGCTTCCGGAAACTCTGGGATTTACATGAGCCCGGAGAAACAGCAGCTTATCGGGGTAACCAAAGAGAAGATCCAAAAAAGAGAGCTTACCCAGCAAATTCTTACAGTAGGCAAGGTAGCTTATGATCCGGCTCTGTATATAGCGCAAGAGGAATTTCTGCAGGCATTAAAAACGCAAGGCGAATTGTCAGGTTCTTCTATTGCAGCCCAGGGTAAATCCTTGTTAGAAGCAGCAAAACGAAAACTCTTATTATTGGGGATGGACAAGGTACAGATTGAAGAGTTAGCTAAACAAAATAAGCCTCAAGGCAACCTTTATTTACCGACAACAGAAAATACAGTCTGGGTGTATATAACCATCTACGAGTATGAAGCAGGTTTTATTAAAATGGGATTACCGGTTGAGATAGAAGCGATTGCTTTCCCGGGAGAAATATTTAACGGAAAAATTTCCGCGATAACACCGGTGTTGGATTCAATGACCCGCTCTATACAGGTAAGGGCGGAAGTGGATAATTCTGACAATAAACTTAAGCCCGAAATGTTCGTTAATGTTAAGATTAATGTGGACCTCGGAGAAGTCCTTGCCGTTCCTGAAACCGCTGTTCTGGATACGGGCGCAAGAAAGATTGTTTACCTTGCCAAAGACGCGGATATGCTGGAGCAGCGCGACGTCACCTTGGGCCAGAAAGCTCAAGGCTATTATACGGTACTTAAAGGATTAGTTGAAGGGGACCAGGTAGTTACCAGTGGAAATTTCCTGGTGGATTCTGAGAGTAAATTAAAAGGCGCCACCCAGGGCGCCACTCATAAACACGGGGAATAATGAGAAAATAAGATGATTGAAAAGATAATTGAATTTTCGGCAAAAAATAAATATATCATTATCATTTTGGCTATTGTGGCGATGGTGGTGGCGGTTTATTGCATTAAGAATATACCGTTGGACGCGATTCCGGATCTTTCCGACACTCAAGTCATAATTTATTCCCGTTGGGACCGTTCTCCCGATATCATCGAGGATCAGGTAACCTATCCTATAGTGACCGCAATGCTCGGAGCGCCTAAAGTCAAAGCCATCCGCGGCTTTTCTGATTTCGGGTTTTCTTACGTGTACATTATTTTTAAAGATGGGACGGATATATATTGGGCGCGCAGCCGTGTGCTTGAATATTTAAGTAAAATTATACCGAAATTACCGGAAGGCGTGCGCACGGAAATTGGGCCGGACGCAACCGGTGTAGGCTGGGTGTATCAATACGCCCTGGTCGATAAGAGCGGAAAAAATAACCTGGCGCAGCTGCGCACTTTCCAGGACTGGTATTTGCGTTATTGGCTGCAGAGTGTTCCGGGTGTGGCGGAAGTGGCTTCGCTAGGCGGATTTCAGAAACAGTATCAGGTCAATATTAATCCGAATGCCTTGTTGGCGTATAAGATTCCTTTGGTGAAAGTTTTGGACGCCATTCGAGACGGTAATAATGACATAGGCGGCCGTTTAGTGGAATTTTCCGGGACCGAATATATGGTCAGGGGCAGAGGCTATGCTAAATCCGTAAAAGACATTGAAAATGTTGTTTTAGGAAATGATCTGTCCGGCACCCCGATTTTAGTTAAGAATGTGGCTCAGGTAGTAATGGGCCCGGAAATACGCCGGGGGGTCGCGGATCTGGATGGGCAAGGCGATACGGTCGGCGGTATCGTGATAATGCGTTACGGTGAGAACGCGCTCAATGTTATTAATAATGTTAAAGAAAAGATCGAAGAGATTAAACCTTCCTTACCCAAGGGTGTCCAGATCATTACTACCTATGACCGTTCGGAGCTGATAAAACGTTCCATTGAAACATTAAAGCATCAGTTAATTGAGGAAATGATCATCGTCAGTTTTGTTATCCTTCTTTTCTTATGGCATTTCCCTTCGGCAATTATCCCGATTGTCACCATTCCGATAGCGGTACTTTTGTCGTTCATTCCGCTGTTTGGATTGAAATTAACTTCAAACATTATGTCTCTTTCGGGCATAGCGATTTCTATAGGCGTGCTTGTTGATGGAGCGATTGTTGAAGTGGAAAACGCTT
The nucleotide sequence above comes from Candidatus Omnitrophota bacterium. Encoded proteins:
- a CDS encoding TolC family protein, with translation MLKKTLALILVGVCVFNSGFAYPLDRLSLDPLIEEARKNNPDILAAKKRWEASNARIPLSKSLDDPVLSFTFEKTRGSPFQLSKTMPEDRMLSLSQFLPLFGKLSLKGKISVVESRMFAAEYKNKELEVINQIKNAYYDLFMDYKEIGLNQESLVLLEGLIKVAEAKYAVGGMPQEEIYKLHSEAASLKNKIKNLQEGKLAKQTILNTLLNRDPQGPLGIPELSQDVSFAKDIRALYQAVLLNQPELLIFASAIERNKYAKSLAKRSFFPDLLAQITERGFTTGTIGPWDLMLAFTVPLWFWTKQRYQVKEAIANLEEAEEAYKAMQNKAFAEVKDLAAKIEIAKNKIKLYKTDLIPILENSFEVSLASFRSGRSDFMALIDTQRMLIETKMDYYKALVEYNMALADLERSVGLSFTEKSEVKNEK
- a CDS encoding efflux RND transporter periplasmic adaptor subunit gives rise to the protein MRNKNVLVIALFSLIAVLLVVITLFFVRHYRILGKQSVTGSVSAEKDIYYCPMHPAYTSGRPGDCPICGMKLVKKEKSENQNHSAASKKERKLLYYRNPMNPEVTSPVPMKDSMGMDYVPVYEEEASGNSGIYMSPEKQQLIGVTKEKIQKRELTQQILTVGKVAYDPALYIAQEEFLQALKTQGELSGSSIAAQGKSLLEAAKRKLLLLGMDKVQIEELAKQNKPQGNLYLPTTENTVWVYITIYEYEAGFIKMGLPVEIEAIAFPGEIFNGKISAITPVLDSMTRSIQVRAEVDNSDNKLKPEMFVNVKINVDLGEVLAVPETAVLDTGARKIVYLAKDADMLEQRDVTLGQKAQGYYTVLKGLVEGDQVVTSGNFLVDSESKLKGATQGATHKHGE